GTGATCAAGTGTTCGACACACGCCAGGTACACGCCTTCCTTGCCATCGAAGTAGTACTGGATCGCGGGGGCGTTGACGCCGGCGGCGGTGGCGATATCGCGGGTCGACGCGCCATCGTAGCCACGCTCGCCAAACACCCCGACCGCCGCCTCGATGATACGTGCCCGGGTTTCTTCGCCGCGCTGGTAGCCACCCTCGGCAGCCGGTTTATGTCGTGCCATGTGCAACTCCATTCGAATACCGGACCAAAATATACCAGTTGACAAAAATTCGCGAAAAAAGGAATTTATTCCACCTGTTATAAATCTGGAGTGACCTCGATGTCGGCTGCACCTCCCTCCCCTCAGGTCATGCCTGAAGAAACCGTTAACGGTCAACGCGGCAAGGCCCGTCGCATCCTGCTTTCACTGGCCGGCATCGCCGTGCTGGTGGGTGTTTCGTGGGCCGCCTGGTGGTGGATCACCGGGCGTTTTATCGAGACCACCGACGACGCCTACTTGCAAGCCGACAGCATCAGCGTGGCGCCCAAGATCAACGGCTACGTGGCCGAGGTGCTGGTGAGCGACAACCAGAACGTCAAGCGCGGCGATGTGCTGGTACGCCTGGATGCGCGCAAATACCAGGCGGTGAGTGACGAAGCGTCGGCCACCATCGCCGCACGCAATGCCGACTTCGCCAAGGCCCAGGCCGATCTGGTGCAACAGGACTCGACCATCGCCGAAGCCCGCGCTCAATTGCAGGGCGCCGAAGCCGATGCGCGACACGCCCAGACCGAAGTGGCCCGTTACGCACCGCTGGCCCGCTCCGGTGCCGAACCGGAAGAGCGCCTGGCCCAATTGAACAACCAACTGGCCCAAGCCCGCAGCACCGTGGCGGCCAAACAGGCGGCGCTGCGCTCCAGCCAGACTCGCTACGGCACGCTGCAAGCCCAGCTCAAGCAAGCCCAGGCGCAACTGGGCGTGGCCAAGGCCAGCGAAGCACAAAGCCAACTGGACGTGGACGACGCCGTGATCCGCAGCCCGCTTGACGGTCGCGTGGCCGACCGTGGCGTGCGTGTGGGCCAGTACGTACAGCCCGGTACGCGTCTGCTGACCGTGGTGCCGATCAGCGCGATCTACCTGACCGCCAACTACAAGGAAACCCAGATCGGCGCCATGCGCCCCGGCCAGACGGTTACCGTGCACGTGGACGCCCTGCCCGGCCGCGACCTGCAAGGCCACATCGACAGCCTGGCCCCCGGCACCGGCGCGCAGTTCGCCTTGCTGCCACCGTCGAACGCCACCGGTAACTTCACCAAGATCGTACAACGCGTGCCGGTGCGCATTGCTCTGGACGTGCCGGACGACCTGCGTGCGGCGTTGATGCCTGGCTTGTCGGCCACCGTGGAAGTCGACACGCGCACCCACGCTGCGGATGCCAATCATGGCTGAGGCGATCATGGCCGGGGTGGCTGCCGAGAAACCGCGCAACGCCTCGCTGACCGACTGGATCGCCGTCGCCGCCGGGGCATTGGGCGCGTTGCTCGCCACTCTCGACGTGTCGATCACCAACTCGGCCTTGCCGCAGATCCAGGGCCAGATCGGCGCCACCGGCACCGAAGGCACCTGGATCGCCACCGGCTACCTGATGTCGGAAATCGTCATGATCCCCCTCGCCGCCTGGCTGACACGGGTGTTCGGCCTGCGCCGGTTCTTGATCGGCACAGCGCTGATGTTCACCCTGTTTTCGATGTTCTGCGGCCTGTCCACCAGCCTCGGCGCGATGATCGCCGGGCGCATCGGCCAGGGCTTTGCCGGTGGCGCGATGATCCCCACCGCGCAGACCATCGTGCGCACCCGCCTGCCGCCCCACCAACTGGCCATCGGCACGACGATGTTCGGCATGACGGTGATCCTCGGCCCGTTGCTCGGCCCTGTGATCGGCGGCTGGTTGACGGAAAACATCAATTGGCGCTGGTGCTTCTTTCTCAACCTGCCCATCAGCATCGCCCTGATCACCCTGCTGATCACCGGGTTGCCCAGTGAGCGCATGAACCTGCAACGCTTTATCAGCGCTGACTGGCTGGGCATTCTCGGCCTGGCGATGGGCTTGAGTTCGCTCACCGTGGTGCTTGAAGAAGGTCAGCGTGAGCATTGGTTCGATTCGCTGCTGATTGTGTGGCTGAGCATCGCCACGGTGACCGGATTTTTCCTGATCGCCGTGGGGCAATTCCGGTCGAGTACGCCGATCCTGCGCCTGCCACTGGTGCTCAACAAAAGCTTTGGCAGTGTGTTGCTGATTGGTACGGCCGTGGGCGCAGGACTGTATGGCACGGCGTACCTGGTACCGCAGTTCCTCGGCATTCTGTCCGGTTACAACGCGCAACAGTCCGGCTCGATCATGTTGCTGTCGGGCATTCCCGCCTTCCTGCTGATGCCGATCCTGCCGAGGATGCTCGGCCGCTATGACTTGCGTTGGATGGTAGGCGCCGGCCTGTTGCTGTATTGGGCCAGCTGTTTCGTCGACACCCAGTTGACCGCCGACAGCGTCGGGCATGACTTCATCTGGTCGCAGCTATTGCGCGGCTTCGGGCAGATCCTGGTGATGATGCCCCTCAGCCAATTGTCTATGCGTTCGGTCGAGACCAAGGACGCCGGGGACGCGGCCGGGCTCTACAACATGTCACGCAACCTCGGCGGCACCATCGGCCTGGCGCTGCTCGGGGTATTGATGGACCGGCGCAGCCACTTCCATGACGACAGGCTGCGTGAAGGCATCTTGGCCAACAGCCAACTCGCCCAGGACCATATGGCCAGCAACACCGCCAGCTACCTGGCGCAAACCGGCGATGCCTCCAGCGCCCCGTTGCAAGCGATGGCCCAGTTGGCCAACGACATCGCACGACAAGCCTCGGTCATGGCCTACAACGACGCCTTCTACGTACTGGGGCTTGCCATGCTGGCGTGCCTGCCCCTGATCTTCATCCTCAAAAAGCGCACGGTACAGCCATGATTGCTCGCACCCTTCCCCTGCTCCTGACCGTTGGCCTGCTGTCCGCCTGCACCGTGGGGCCGGATTACCCAGGCGCGCCGGATGCGGCGCCGAAAACCCTGGCCGCCGGGCGATTACCTCACGCCGACAACCAAGCACCCAGTGCACCGACTGTGGCGCAGTGGTGGCGAACGCTGAATGACCCGCAGCTCAATGAACTGGTTGACATGGCGCTGAAAAACAGCCCCGACATCGCCACCGCCCAGGCGCGCTTGAAGCAATCCCGCGCCAGCCTCAGCGGTGCCCGCGCCGACGCCCTGCCCAAGGTCACCGGCGACGCCGCGATGTTGAAACTGCGCTCACCCGACACCTCCGCATTGGGTGGCAGCGGTGGCGGCGGCCGTGGCCCGTTGACGCTCTACCTCGCCGGCTTCGATGCCAGCTGGGAAGCCGACCTGTTCGGCGGCACCCGCCGCGCAGTCGAAGCGGCGCAAGCGGAAGCCGACGCGGCCCAAGCCCAACTGGCCGACGCCCAGGTGCAACTGTCGGCCGAAGTGGTCCAGGCCTACACCGACCTGCGCGACCAGCAAGCACGATTAGCGTTGGTTGAAGCCAGCGTCGACATCGAAAACCAGGCCCTCGACCTGACCCAGCAGCGTCGCAGTCGCGGCGTGGCCTCCCAACTGCAACTCGAACAAGTCCTCACGCAGGCAGAAAACACCCAGGCCCAACGCCTGCCATTGCAAGCTGCCATCGTTGAATCCCTGGACCAACTCGGCTTGCTCTGCGGCCTGGAACCCGGCGAGCTGGACGGCCGCCTCGCCACCGCCCAGGCCCTGCCCGCCATTCCCAGCGCGGTGCCCGTGGCAGACCCCGCCGCCCTCCTCAAGGCCCGTCCCGACATCCGCGTGGCCGAACGCAAACTGGCCTCCAGCAACGCCCAGATCGGCGAAAAAACCGCCGACTGGTTTCCCAAGCTCAGCCTGATGGGTGACCTGTCATTCTCCGCCAGCGACCCCGGCCACCTCGCCCGCAAGACCAACGGCAGTTGGTTGATCCTGCCACGCCTGACCTGGAACGCCCTGGACTTCGGTCGCGTTGCCGCCAGCGTCAAAGGCGCCGAAGCCGGTCACGACGAAGCGCTCGCGCAGTACAAAAGTGTGGTGTTGAGTGCACTGCGTGATGCCGATGTCGCCCTGGCTCGATACGGTCACCAGCGCCAGAACGTGGTGCTGCTGCGCAGTGTGGAAGCCTCGGCCGTGCGTGCGGCAGACCTGACCCGCCAGCGTTATCGAGCGGGCACGGCCAGCACCCTGGATTGGCTGGATGCAGAGCGCACGCGGTATCAGGCTCAGGAAAGCCGGATCTCGGGGGATGCGGAGTTGCTGAAGGATTTTGCTTCGTTGCACAAGGCATTGGGGCTGGGCTGGACGTTGTGACACACTTCTTAGCACAGCGCCGCCAGACACGAGGGAACCATGCTCCGTATTCATCAAGCGACCCCAGCCGACCTTGAAGCCCTGCGCGAAGTCGGCTGTACCACCTATCGAGAACACTTTGCGCAGATCTGGTCGCCTGCTGGCTTGCAGGCGTTCCTGGATCGGGACTTTTCCCACGAAGCGCTGCGCCAATCACTCGAAACATCCGACAGCCCTCTATGGCTGCTCGCGTCGGATGACAACGCGCAAGTCGTCGGCCTGGCAAAGGTCAACTGGTCGGCACCGGCGCCCATAACAGGTGAAGTTGGCGCAGAACTGCGCAAGATCTACTTTCT
The genomic region above belongs to Pseudomonas azotoformans and contains:
- a CDS encoding HlyD family secretion protein, which codes for MSAAPPSPQVMPEETVNGQRGKARRILLSLAGIAVLVGVSWAAWWWITGRFIETTDDAYLQADSISVAPKINGYVAEVLVSDNQNVKRGDVLVRLDARKYQAVSDEASATIAARNADFAKAQADLVQQDSTIAEARAQLQGAEADARHAQTEVARYAPLARSGAEPEERLAQLNNQLAQARSTVAAKQAALRSSQTRYGTLQAQLKQAQAQLGVAKASEAQSQLDVDDAVIRSPLDGRVADRGVRVGQYVQPGTRLLTVVPISAIYLTANYKETQIGAMRPGQTVTVHVDALPGRDLQGHIDSLAPGTGAQFALLPPSNATGNFTKIVQRVPVRIALDVPDDLRAALMPGLSATVEVDTRTHAADANHG
- a CDS encoding DHA2 family efflux MFS transporter permease subunit, producing MAEAIMAGVAAEKPRNASLTDWIAVAAGALGALLATLDVSITNSALPQIQGQIGATGTEGTWIATGYLMSEIVMIPLAAWLTRVFGLRRFLIGTALMFTLFSMFCGLSTSLGAMIAGRIGQGFAGGAMIPTAQTIVRTRLPPHQLAIGTTMFGMTVILGPLLGPVIGGWLTENINWRWCFFLNLPISIALITLLITGLPSERMNLQRFISADWLGILGLAMGLSSLTVVLEEGQREHWFDSLLIVWLSIATVTGFFLIAVGQFRSSTPILRLPLVLNKSFGSVLLIGTAVGAGLYGTAYLVPQFLGILSGYNAQQSGSIMLLSGIPAFLLMPILPRMLGRYDLRWMVGAGLLLYWASCFVDTQLTADSVGHDFIWSQLLRGFGQILVMMPLSQLSMRSVETKDAGDAAGLYNMSRNLGGTIGLALLGVLMDRRSHFHDDRLREGILANSQLAQDHMASNTASYLAQTGDASSAPLQAMAQLANDIARQASVMAYNDAFYVLGLAMLACLPLIFILKKRTVQP
- a CDS encoding efflux transporter outer membrane subunit, producing MIARTLPLLLTVGLLSACTVGPDYPGAPDAAPKTLAAGRLPHADNQAPSAPTVAQWWRTLNDPQLNELVDMALKNSPDIATAQARLKQSRASLSGARADALPKVTGDAAMLKLRSPDTSALGGSGGGGRGPLTLYLAGFDASWEADLFGGTRRAVEAAQAEADAAQAQLADAQVQLSAEVVQAYTDLRDQQARLALVEASVDIENQALDLTQQRRSRGVASQLQLEQVLTQAENTQAQRLPLQAAIVESLDQLGLLCGLEPGELDGRLATAQALPAIPSAVPVADPAALLKARPDIRVAERKLASSNAQIGEKTADWFPKLSLMGDLSFSASDPGHLARKTNGSWLILPRLTWNALDFGRVAASVKGAEAGHDEALAQYKSVVLSALRDADVALARYGHQRQNVVLLRSVEASAVRAADLTRQRYRAGTASTLDWLDAERTRYQAQESRISGDAELLKDFASLHKALGLGWTL
- a CDS encoding GNAT family N-acetyltransferase encodes the protein MLRIHQATPADLEALREVGCTTYREHFAQIWSPAGLQAFLDRDFSHEALRQSLETSDSPLWLLASDDNAQVVGLAKVNWSAPAPITGEVGAELRKIYFLKPAAGRGYGKRFMQFICDQAVERGERSLWLTVLKSNPDARRFYEAFGFKWIGEIPFKTDLAEIGMDVMGLELKRRGA